In a genomic window of Trichoderma atroviride chromosome 4, complete sequence:
- a CDS encoding uncharacterized protein (EggNog:ENOG41), which produces MAKERTILITGCSAHGLGAVLALTLARQGHHVFATARDTSKIPSELSSLANVSVLRLDVSSAESVAEASKVVEDAGRGLDVLVNNAGFGYTMPILDIDIDKAQDLYNANVWGTVRTVQAFAGLLVKSKGRVVNVSSVGAVVNTPWIGTYASSKAAVNAISETLRLELSPFGVSVVTIMLGTVATPFHANEPTPELPATSYYSAIVDTITKWAKGQTGPKGGPVQDVVDSMIPDIVAEGRNGVVWRGANSTAVWFGSRWLPGRMLDGAMSMGQGLAELTQNFAKS; this is translated from the exons ATGGCCAAAGAGCGCACAATCCTCATCACCGGCTGCTCTGCCCacggcctcggcgccgtcCTCGCCCTCACCCTCGCCAGGCAAGGCCACCACGTCTTTGCGACGGCGCGCGATACGTCCAAGATCCCCTCTGAGCTGAGCAGCCTGGCCAACGTTTCGGTGCTTCGCCTTGATGTTTCATCTGCAGAGTCCGTGGCGGAGGCTTCGAAGGTGGTTGAAGATGCCGGCCGCGGTCTCGATGTGTTGGTGAATAATGCGGGATTCGGATATACGATGCCGATCCTAGACATTGATATTGACAAGGCGCAGGATTTGTATAATGCAAATGTCTGGGGGACGGTGAGGACTGTGCAGGCGTTTGCGGGACTGTTGGTTAAGAGTAAGGGCCGGGTTGTGAATGTGAGCTCTGTAGGGGCAGTTGTCAATACGCCCTGGATCg GAACATATGCCTCTTCCAAAGCcgccgtcaacgccatctcCGAAACCCTCCGGCTGGAGCTCTCTCCATTCGGCGTGAGTGTCGTGACCATCATGCTGGGCACCGTCGCTACGCCTTTCCATGCTAATGAGCCAACTCCCGAACTTCCTGCTACCTCGTACTACtccgccattgtcgacacCATCACCAAGTGGGCCAAGGGCCAGACGGGCCCTAAAGGCGGACCAGTGCAGGATGTTGTCGACTCCATGATCCCAGACATTGTAGCAGAAGGTCGTAATGGCGTGGTTTGGAGAGGGGCAAACAGTACTGCTGTCTGGTTTGGATCGCGATGGCTGCCGGGGAGGATGCTG GATGGGGCAATGTCTATGGGGCAAGGACTAGCTGAGCTGACACAGAATTTTGCTAAATCTTGA